A part of Planctomycetota bacterium genomic DNA contains:
- a CDS encoding twin-arginine translocation signal domain-containing protein, which translates to MSLWSRREFLQGAGAAGLSASLGCAAGRERRRDLVRAENERPGTTDWLLTRTRVDPKTRYRCPWIEGFVSRTSLRAGETLEFFVSARPPSTFTIDLYRLGYYQGRGGRHLGTLGPFAGRTQPEPAVGEQRLRECRWEPACAWRIPDDAPSGVYLGKLTEAREKLQSYVIFVVRDDRPCDFLFQVSDTTWSAYNRWPDQWSLYDNGVKPWYWGPDVRVSWDRPYGKYCQILDAPLSQGSGEFLLWEFPLAFWMEKEGYDVSYISNMDTHRDPAGLRRARALLSVGHDEYWSLDMFRHVKQAVADGLHVAFLSGNTCCGVIDVNPSGTGAPDRVIGRIGQYGPIQEETVRSGFPELRDLRHNGPNEATLIGARSTWPVTGQADWICALEKHWLFEGTGMKNGDAIPGLVGWEWHGDPAPIPGLEIVARGPVRSRGAEGTYTATIYPGPRGNFVFNAATIWWSDGLAEPPGYLRPSKRLRGPDPRVQRITANLFRRFLG; encoded by the coding sequence ATGAGCCTCTGGAGCCGCCGGGAGTTTCTGCAGGGAGCGGGCGCGGCGGGGCTGAGCGCTTCCCTGGGCTGCGCCGCGGGCCGGGAGCGCCGCCGGGATCTCGTGCGCGCCGAGAACGAACGTCCGGGCACGACGGACTGGCTTCTGACCCGGACGCGCGTGGATCCGAAGACCCGCTACCGCTGCCCCTGGATCGAAGGCTTCGTGTCGCGCACGAGCCTTCGCGCGGGCGAGACGCTGGAGTTCTTCGTCAGCGCCCGGCCGCCGTCGACCTTCACGATCGATCTCTACCGGCTGGGGTACTACCAGGGCCGGGGCGGGCGGCACCTGGGCACGCTCGGGCCCTTCGCGGGCCGGACCCAGCCGGAGCCCGCGGTGGGGGAGCAGCGTCTTCGCGAGTGCCGCTGGGAGCCCGCGTGCGCCTGGCGCATTCCCGACGACGCGCCGAGCGGCGTTTACCTGGGCAAGCTCACCGAAGCGCGCGAAAAGCTCCAGAGCTACGTCATCTTCGTCGTGCGCGACGACCGCCCCTGCGACTTCCTCTTCCAGGTCAGCGACACCACGTGGTCCGCCTACAACCGGTGGCCGGACCAGTGGTCCCTCTACGACAACGGCGTCAAGCCGTGGTACTGGGGGCCGGACGTCCGGGTCAGCTGGGACCGCCCGTACGGGAAATACTGCCAGATTCTCGACGCTCCGCTTTCGCAGGGCTCCGGCGAGTTTCTTCTGTGGGAATTTCCGCTGGCCTTCTGGATGGAGAAAGAGGGCTACGACGTCTCCTACATCTCCAACATGGACACCCACCGGGATCCGGCGGGGCTCCGGCGGGCCCGGGCGCTTCTTTCCGTGGGGCACGATGAATACTGGTCGCTCGACATGTTCCGCCACGTGAAGCAGGCCGTGGCGGACGGCCTGCACGTGGCCTTTCTGAGCGGGAACACCTGCTGCGGCGTCATCGACGTGAACCCCTCCGGGACGGGGGCTCCCGACCGGGTCATCGGAAGGATCGGGCAGTACGGGCCGATTCAGGAGGAAACCGTCCGGTCGGGATTCCCCGAGCTCCGGGATCTGCGCCACAACGGGCCGAACGAAGCCACGCTCATCGGGGCGCGGAGCACCTGGCCGGTAACCGGGCAGGCGGACTGGATCTGCGCGCTCGAGAAGCACTGGCTTTTCGAAGGGACCGGGATGAAGAACGGCGATGCGATCCCGGGGCTGGTGGGCTGGGAGTGGCACGGGGACCCCGCGCCGATTCCGGGACTGGAGATCGTGGCGCGCGGCCCCGTGCGCAGCCGAGGCGCCGAAGGGACCTACACGGCCACGATCTACCCCGGTCCCAGGGGGAACTTCGTCTTCAACGCCGCCACGATCTGGTGGTCCGACGGCCTGGCCGAGCCGCCGGGGTACCTGCGGCCGTCGAAAAGGCTCCGCGGACCCGACCCGCGCGTGCAGCGGATCACGGCCAACCTTTTCCGGCGGTTCCTGGGCTAG
- a CDS encoding ethylbenzene dehydrogenase-related protein, whose translation MSRLIVLAVVAAAALPLSAGNVPAEGTELVAPKVAPLPTVDGKADDAAWAQAKELVVRIGKPDELDNPKHKISLKAVHDGDSICFLLVWEDKKKNDEHLPFVWKESDGEYVPDDEKIEDACSLGFALEGEFNPDMLAGVESKWDVWEWQAGRTTNGYALDKTHIYSRQRPEGVKSKRFQDRQEKPIFLARPDDAGTPAWKRLEPPTEKKGPKVPQFEPQTPSGSAADVQARGVWADGKWTVEFKRKLNTGHKDDAVFAAGKAIEFAVAVFDETEHSDHDVSGKLILKLQP comes from the coding sequence ATGAGCCGACTGATCGTCCTCGCCGTCGTGGCCGCCGCCGCGCTTCCCCTGTCCGCGGGAAACGTCCCGGCGGAGGGAACCGAGCTTGTGGCCCCCAAGGTCGCCCCGCTTCCGACCGTGGACGGGAAGGCCGATGACGCGGCCTGGGCCCAGGCCAAGGAACTGGTGGTGCGGATCGGCAAGCCCGACGAGCTCGATAATCCCAAGCACAAAATCTCTCTCAAGGCGGTTCACGACGGGGATTCGATCTGCTTCCTCCTCGTCTGGGAGGACAAGAAGAAGAACGACGAGCATCTTCCCTTCGTCTGGAAGGAGAGCGACGGGGAGTACGTGCCCGACGACGAGAAGATCGAGGACGCCTGCTCCCTGGGCTTCGCGCTCGAGGGCGAATTCAATCCGGACATGCTGGCCGGAGTGGAGTCCAAGTGGGACGTCTGGGAATGGCAGGCCGGTCGGACGACGAACGGCTACGCCCTGGACAAGACGCACATCTACTCGCGCCAGCGGCCCGAGGGCGTCAAATCCAAGCGGTTCCAGGACCGTCAGGAAAAGCCCATCTTCCTGGCCCGTCCGGATGACGCGGGGACGCCCGCCTGGAAGCGCCTCGAACCTCCGACCGAGAAGAAGGGGCCGAAGGTTCCGCAGTTCGAGCCCCAGACGCCCTCGGGGTCGGCGGCGGACGTGCAGGCCCGGGGCGTGTGGGCGGACGGAAAGTGGACCGTCGAGTTCAAGCGCAAGCTCAACACGGGCCACAAGGACGACGCCGTCTTCGCCGCGGGCAAGGCGATCGAGTTCGCCGTGGCCGTGTTCGATGAAACCGAGCACAGCGACCACGACGTCTCCGGAAAGCTGATCCTCAAGCTTCAGCCGTAG
- a CDS encoding heavy metal translocating P-type ATPase, which translates to MKATDPVCGMTVDPAVALRHEHEGRAYFFCSPSCLERFRRDPEGVRAGGARSGSCCGGGHGAGSPKEGTLWTCPMHPEIVQDRPGACPICGMALEPRGVPAGEPDDPELRDMTRRFGAALVFSAPLMAVSMGHLGPGLLPAGKWRVWVEAALATPVVLWAGAPFFARGARSVLLGRLNMFTLIALGVGAAYAYSLAAVLFPGAFPASARGHGGEVGVYFEAAAVITTLVLLGQVLELRARRRTGRAIRALLELAPPRARRIVDETIDEDVPLEDVRPGDRLRVRPGERIPLDGTVLEGESAVDESMVTGESLPVEKRPGDRVIGGTLNGAGSLVVRVDRVGRDTVLARIVEQVAQAQRSRAPVQALADRAAGVFVPAVMAVAAAAFAAWLLWGPEPRLTHAIVNAVAVLIIACPCALGLATPMSVMVAMGKGATAGVLFRNAEALERLAAVDTLAVDKTGTLTEGRPRLEAVESLDGLPEAELLRLAAGLERASEHPLAEAVMRAARERGVASSSAKDFRSYPGRGIAGEVDGRRVALGNAALLAELGIDAAPAAARAETHRAQGRTVLLAAVDGRVAGLLAAADPVKPTTPEAVRALRAEGLRIVMLSGDGRTTAAAVAARLGIDEVHAEVPPEGKRDVVRRLQAEGRKVAMAGDGVNDAPALAQADVGIAMGNGTDVALQSAGVALVRGDLRGIARARRLSRAARRNIRQNLFFAFVYNALGVPLAAGALYPWTGLLLSPVVAAAAMSLSSVSVIANALRLLRARL; encoded by the coding sequence ATGAAGGCGACCGATCCCGTCTGCGGAATGACCGTGGACCCCGCCGTGGCGCTCCGGCACGAGCACGAAGGGCGCGCTTATTTCTTCTGCAGCCCTTCGTGCCTGGAGCGGTTCCGGCGCGACCCGGAGGGGGTTCGGGCCGGCGGGGCGCGTTCCGGATCCTGCTGCGGCGGCGGGCACGGCGCGGGCTCCCCGAAGGAGGGGACGCTCTGGACCTGCCCCATGCATCCGGAGATCGTCCAGGACCGGCCCGGCGCCTGTCCGATCTGCGGGATGGCCCTGGAGCCCCGGGGCGTTCCCGCCGGCGAACCCGACGATCCCGAGCTGCGCGACATGACGCGGCGCTTCGGGGCGGCGTTGGTGTTCAGCGCGCCTCTCATGGCCGTCTCGATGGGCCATCTGGGGCCGGGTCTCCTGCCGGCGGGGAAGTGGAGGGTGTGGGTCGAGGCGGCGCTGGCGACGCCCGTGGTGCTCTGGGCGGGAGCGCCGTTTTTCGCGCGGGGCGCGCGTTCCGTGCTCCTTGGCCGTCTCAACATGTTCACGCTCATCGCGCTCGGCGTGGGCGCGGCTTACGCCTACAGCCTGGCGGCCGTCCTCTTTCCGGGCGCCTTTCCGGCCTCCGCGCGCGGCCACGGGGGCGAGGTGGGCGTCTACTTCGAGGCCGCCGCAGTCATCACGACGCTCGTTCTTCTGGGTCAGGTTCTGGAGCTTCGCGCCCGCCGCCGGACCGGCCGGGCGATCCGGGCGCTCCTGGAACTCGCGCCGCCGCGCGCGCGCCGGATCGTGGACGAGACGATCGACGAGGACGTGCCCCTCGAGGACGTGCGTCCCGGGGATCGTCTGCGGGTGCGGCCGGGGGAACGGATTCCGCTCGACGGCACCGTTCTCGAGGGGGAGAGCGCCGTGGACGAATCCATGGTGACGGGCGAGTCGCTGCCGGTGGAAAAGCGACCGGGGGACCGCGTGATCGGCGGGACGCTCAACGGGGCCGGATCGCTCGTCGTCCGCGTGGACCGCGTGGGGCGCGACACGGTCCTGGCGCGGATCGTCGAGCAGGTGGCGCAGGCCCAGCGGAGCCGCGCGCCGGTCCAGGCGCTGGCCGACCGGGCGGCGGGGGTCTTCGTCCCGGCGGTGATGGCCGTTGCGGCGGCGGCGTTCGCGGCCTGGCTGCTGTGGGGCCCGGAGCCGCGCCTGACGCACGCGATCGTCAACGCCGTGGCGGTGCTCATCATCGCCTGCCCGTGCGCCCTGGGTCTGGCGACGCCCATGTCGGTCATGGTCGCGATGGGAAAGGGAGCCACGGCGGGAGTGCTCTTCCGGAACGCGGAGGCGCTGGAGCGGCTGGCGGCCGTGGACACGCTGGCCGTGGACAAGACGGGGACGCTTACGGAGGGGCGGCCGCGGCTGGAGGCCGTGGAGTCCCTCGACGGCCTGCCGGAGGCGGAGCTTCTCCGGCTGGCGGCGGGTCTGGAGCGGGCGAGCGAGCATCCGCTGGCGGAGGCGGTGATGCGCGCGGCCCGGGAACGGGGCGTTGCGTCCTCCTCCGCCAAGGACTTCAGGAGCTATCCGGGCCGGGGGATCGCCGGCGAGGTGGACGGCCGCCGGGTGGCGCTGGGCAACGCGGCGCTTCTGGCGGAGCTCGGAATCGACGCGGCGCCGGCCGCCGCGCGCGCCGAAACCCACCGGGCCCAGGGCCGCACGGTGCTTCTGGCCGCGGTGGACGGCCGGGTCGCGGGCCTTCTGGCGGCGGCCGACCCCGTCAAACCGACGACGCCGGAGGCCGTGCGGGCGCTGCGGGCGGAGGGCCTTCGGATCGTCATGCTGAGCGGCGACGGCCGCACGACGGCGGCGGCGGTCGCGGCGCGGCTCGGGATCGACGAGGTGCACGCCGAAGTTCCTCCCGAGGGAAAGCGCGACGTGGTCCGGAGGCTCCAGGCGGAAGGGCGGAAGGTGGCCATGGCGGGCGACGGCGTCAACGACGCCCCCGCGCTGGCGCAGGCGGACGTGGGGATCGCGATGGGGAACGGGACCGACGTGGCGCTTCAGAGCGCCGGGGTGGCCCTCGTGCGGGGGGACCTCCGCGGCATCGCGCGGGCCCGGCGGCTCAGCCGCGCGGCGCGGCGCAACATCCGGCAGAATCTCTTTTTCGCGTTCGTTTACAACGCGCTCGGCGTGCCCCTGGCGGCCGGGGCGCTCTATCCGTGGACGGGGCTTCTCCTCAGCCCGGTGGTGGCCGCCGCCGCGATGAGCCTGAGTTCGGTATCGGTCATCGCCAACGCCCTGCGGCTCCTCCGGGCGCGCCTGTGA